CCGCCCCCTGGTCCGGACGGCCGTCCGGGCAGCCGTTCGAGCAGCGGTCCACCAGCCCCTCGGCCACCGGCGCCAAGTCCGCGCGGCCGGAGCCGAGCCCCAGCACCCCGGCCGGCCCGGTACCGAGCACCACCCCGCCCGGCGTCCTTCCCGGCACCCCGGCCGCCCAGGCCGAACTGGAGCGGCTCTGCCGGACCTTCACCGAACGGCTGCAGGCCGGCGACCGGGTCAAGACCCTGGTCGCCGACCCGGCCTTCGCTCCGCTGGTGAGCGAGGCGGGCGAGTCCGAGAAGGTCCAGGAGTACTGCGTCCGGCTGGTCGGCGCCGCCGCCTCCGGCGGCAAGCCCTCGCCCGGCAAGAGCGCCAAGGCCGACCCGTCGACCGGCCACCCGACCAAGGCGGCTCCGAGCGCAGCCGGGTAACCCGGCCCGCCCGTCCGTTCGGGAGCAGCCGCTATCGTGCTCAGAGCGCGAGGCGATCCGACGGCCTCCGGCCGAGTGGGGAAGGAGCTGGTGACGGTGATCGGACGTGCGCTGAACGGGCGTTACGAGCTGGGGGAGATCCTCGGCGTCGGCGGCATGGCCACCGTCTACCGGGGCCACGACCACCAGCTGGGCCGCCCGGTCGCGGTCAAGGTGCTGAACGGCGGCCTGGCGGACGACCCCCGGTTCGGTGAGCGGTTCGGCCAGGAGGCCCAGCACGCCGCCCGGCTGCACCACCCGCGGATCGTCACCGTCTTCGACTCGGGCGTGGACCAGGGCTCGCCGTACATCGTGATGGAGCTGGTGCACGGCCGTCCGCTGAGCCAACTTATCGCCGAGACCACCTGGTTGCCGGTCGAGCGGGCGGTCGGGATCGCGGCCGCGGTCTGCGAGGCGCTCGAAGTCGCGCACGCCGCAGGGCTGGTGCACCGGGACATCAAGCCCGGCAACATCATGATCACCCACGAGGGCGGGGTGAAGGTGGTGGACTTCGGTATCGCCAGGGCGAGTTCCTCCGGCGCCCAGCTGACCCAGACCGCCGCCGTCCTCGGCACGGCCGGCTACCTCTCGCCCGAGCAGGCCACCGCGAGCCCGCTGGACGGCCGCTCCGACCTGTACGCCGTCGGCTGCGTGCTGACCGAAATGCTCACCGGGGAACCGCCGTTCACCGCCGACACCTCGGTCGCGGTCGCCTTCCGGCACGTCACCGAACAGCCCGCCCCGCCGTCCTACCGGCGGCCCGGACTCCCGCCCGTGCTGGACACCGCCGTGCTCCGGCTGCTCGCCAAGAACCCGGCCGACCGCCCGGCCGACGCAGCGGCGGCCCGGGCCGAACTGCTCGCCGCCGTCCCGGTGTTCACCCCCGCCGACCGGACCAGCGAGCTGCTCGCCGAGACCCGGGCGATGCCCCCGGTGCCCATGCCGTACCAGGACC
This genomic interval from Kitasatospora gansuensis contains the following:
- a CDS encoding protein kinase domain-containing protein, with the protein product MIGRALNGRYELGEILGVGGMATVYRGHDHQLGRPVAVKVLNGGLADDPRFGERFGQEAQHAARLHHPRIVTVFDSGVDQGSPYIVMELVHGRPLSQLIAETTWLPVERAVGIAAAVCEALEVAHAAGLVHRDIKPGNIMITHEGGVKVVDFGIARASSSGAQLTQTAAVLGTAGYLSPEQATASPLDGRSDLYAVGCVLTEMLTGEPPFTADTSVAVAFRHVTEQPAPPSYRRPGLPPVLDTAVLRLLAKNPADRPADAAAARAELLAAVPVFTPADRTSELLAETRAMPPVPMPYQDQQRTSFLPPVAYPDAPEPARSRRSLAYAGVGLVAVAGAAVIGVLTLGGPDPSAAKAASTPSPSASTSASPTPSATPSAKQTPTGKPSPSPKLGPAAAVVALRAVVAQADPGKERDRYRALLDELDQAAQAFTAQEPQDAESALRNAQRLVRDLAKKHAIDNTTSQAWQAKLGALLAATD